The segment ATAACTCTTTAACTTGCCTGCTTCTTTACCATCAACCAAAAAGGGAACTTCCTTAGCCGCCTTAAAGTTCTCTTTCCCTGACCACTCCATTGCATTCACCCACCTCGAGTTACCTGCTCCAAATTCAATATATCATGTCCAGTAGTAACACGAAAGGGAGATCATATTTAGCGTATGGATTTGATTATGTCATGTTTTTGGAACTCACCGAGCCAGTTGCAGATGAGATCATATTCTCCCGCGTACACAAGAAGGTTGATTCCATCTTCCAGGAGCGCGGGAATCCCAACCTCGAGATTCCTCATCAAGTCTTGTAGCATTGCCTGATAGACACTAGTACTACAGGACACGAACTCTATCTCCCCAACACCAAGCGACTTTCTCACCGGGTTCAGGTTCAAGAATTTCTCCATGTCTGAGAAGTCGTAGCACAAACTTCCCTCGCACTTCTTCCTGATGTCGTAGTACTACACAAGAAGTGCGTCCAGTTATCACTACTTTGAATGCAGAAAGATTAAACAGAAATGCTTTTATACAAGTGATAGCGACTGTTTCTTCAGAGTTTCATTTATTTACATGATGTTGTATGAAACAGTATTATATGCAAATCCAATTAGTAATGAGAGTTAAACAGTTAATTTTGGGCTTACGTTAACTCCATGAGCATGATGTATTACACCGCTGAACAAGGTGTTGCAAACAAGATATGACGCCAAACAGGAAGTTGTTCCATCAGTTCCTGAAAACccccaaaacaaaataaaatggatTCAGCATCCATCAAAACACATGGAGAAGCAAAAAGACATAACTGAACATGAAAATCAGAGGAAGTACCACAGATCTTAATTGATAGCTCGCAGAGTGGGACAATCTTTGTTAAACGATCATGCTCTTTTTGAGAAATCAAACCCATTTTAAACGCATAGTCAGGATAGGCTGGGTATTGGAATGCAGGATCTGTAAGCCCGTTTCCAATGGCGAATCCCTGCAAAAACTATACTTGTGAGTACCAACCTTCCATTAACACCTTAagagaatcaaaaaaaaaaaaagaaacagtcCCATGCCTTAAGGTTAACATGAATCCCTTCATTAGCTTTGTTTCCTCTATGGACTCGGGAAGCAAAAGCCGGAATGTAATGACCAGCATATGACTCTCCGGTTATGTAAAAGTCCTTATTTGCCAGCTTAGGGTGCTCCGCCAAGAAAGCCTAAAGTAACATGAAGAAACATAATCACTATATAAACCAGAacaatctaaaaaaaaaagaagtttttaTCCAGTGGCAGACCTGCAGAAAATCATAGAGATCATCGCTAACTCCTGTTTGGTCATGACGGATATCAGTTTTGTCACTGGTGTAGCTGAAACCAGTTCCAACAGGCTGGTCTACATACAGGAGATTGGAAGCCTGCATGATTAAATCTCATGAGCAAAGTCTAGGACCTGTGATAAGATAGATTACAGGGATCATAGATATAAAGGTTAATACCTGGTCCCATCCATACTCATTCCAAGTAAGAGACATGTTATTATTGAGCTTGAAAGGACCGTTCTCATAGAACATAGCCAATTCACTGCTACATCCAGGCCCTCCCGTCAACCAAATCACGAGAGGAGCATCCTTCTTGTTGCGTGACTCGAAGAATAAGTAGAACATCCTAAACAAACACACACCAATCCAACATTTAATTAGATTCATATCAGCATAAACATATAACCTAGTCAAAAGCTAGCTGAAAAATTCTTAATGAAGCATAACAAATCAGATACTAATAATGTACAGATCGGGAGCTAGTAAAGGTTCAAGATACACAATGAACAACAGGGGAGCTTAGGAATTAGATAAATAAACCTTGCGCCTTGAGATTTGGGGAGCTTGTAGTAACCAGCATGATGACCTAGATCCTCGAGGGAAGGGCTGCCGCCGCCGACATCGGAAAGAATATTCGGGAAGATGAATCTCCGTTCGACAATCGATGCTACCTCCTCCACGTCGGAAGCGAGAGTCGAGACATCGATCACGTTCACCTCCAGATTCGGAAAGAGGTTTAGCTCCCGGATCAGCTTCTCGGCTCGGGATGAAGGCAAGCTCGGTATCTCGAAGCTGCGATCGTTCAGTATAATAGAAGATGACTGAGATGTGCTAGCGATGAAGACGGCGAAGTGCATGAGAAGCGAGAGGAAAGTTAGTTTCTccattttcgtttttttttttctcgactGTGCTTTCTCGTGTGTTTTTGTGAGATTGTATACGAAGTGAGGAGAAGGTGTACAGGTGGGAGAAGAAAGCATCGAAAATTGAAACGTGACCGGGAAGTTTGGGGTTAGTTTGGGAATTTTGAAGAAATAGTTAAGTGATCTGTTACGCGAAGATAACGTCTGGGTTAATCAACGGTTTAGGCACGCGAATTGAATGAGAAGCAAAAGATTGGATGGGTGTGGGTcccataaaaattaaaaaaaaaggagaaagcaAAAAAGGAATATCCGACCTGCCGGAATCGAACCAGCGACCTAAAGATTTCTTTGGGAGAACCCACTACAGTCttccgctctaccaactgagctaaggtcGGTTGTTAAGCATGCTAACTATTATTTGCTTATATACATATCAAAGTGGGACAAGTCTCACTAATGCCTGCTAACTCCGATCTTAAGTTTGTACGatttatactaaataaaatattcttgaCCAAATGGACACAACCAGAAGATCCCCAAGCCCATAAAAAACCATTAAAGGCAACATAAGTCCATTGgattaacataaataaattagaaaacaaaaatgagaAGGACACTAATTGAGttcagtttttttgtttgttttaatattGGGTCAAATCTTAATTTGCATTTTGCATAACCAAAAAGTAAAttctggtttggtttggtttggtttgatttacaTCCGTCAAAAAGTTCACGAAAATTAGcataaataaattagaaaacaaagatGAGAAGGACACTAATTGAGTtcagttttttgtttgttttaatattGGATCAAATCTTAATTTTCATTTTGCAGAACCAAAAAGcgagtttggtttgttttggtttggtttgatttggtttacaTCCGTTAAAGAGTTTCCGAAGATTAGCAATCAAACGGCATGTAGAACCGTGTTCATCAAAGACTAGATGTCACTGTTGATGCTATACTAGCTGGTAAGTTCACTTAAAACAGTTTCCCCTACATAGTGAAACCGAACAAACTTTTTGTTTATAGAGAAATCTGTTCCATGTGAGATCCTTCACATTCGTGGAGAAGACGATAGCCTTGTTTGTTACTCAAACGCTGGTAACCAACAAGTATGACCAAAATCAATGTTAACATGCACACAATATCAAAGTTGATTCCGA is part of the Raphanus sativus cultivar WK10039 chromosome 5, ASM80110v3, whole genome shotgun sequence genome and harbors:
- the LOC108805148 gene encoding serine carboxypeptidase-like 49, with the protein product MLSSPTCTPSPHFVYNLTKTHEKAQSRKKKTKMEKLTFLSLLMHFAVFIASTSQSSSIILNDRSFEIPSLPSSRAEKLIRELNLFPNLEVNVIDVSTLASDVEEVASIVERRFIFPNILSDVGGGSPSLEDLGHHAGYYKLPKSQGARMFYLFFESRNKKDAPLVIWLTGGPGCSSELAMFYENGPFKLNNNMSLTWNEYGWDQASNLLYVDQPVGTGFSYTSDKTDIRHDQTGVSDDLYDFLQAFLAEHPKLANKDFYITGESYAGHYIPAFASRVHRGNKANEGIHVNLKGFAIGNGLTDPAFQYPAYPDYAFKMGLISQKEHDRLTKIVPLCELSIKICGTDGTTSCLASYLVCNTLFSGVIHHAHGVNYYDIRKKCEGSLCYDFSDMEKFLNLNPVRKSLGVGEIEFVSCSTSVYQAMLQDLMRNLEVGIPALLEDGINLLVYAGEYDLICNWLGNSRWVNAMEWSGKENFKAAKEVPFLVDGKEAGKLKSYEQLSFLKVHDAGHMVPMDQPKAALKMLEGWMKKSLGGEHPVATTEGDDLVAQM